In Methanobacterium sp., the following are encoded in one genomic region:
- a CDS encoding right-handed parallel beta-helix repeat-containing protein, translated as MNFRFFIVSLLFLFIASSFCSGVVFADVHYANPGNYKSVLGVAGYSDTIIFNNGVYGLDEPIEVLESWKLFAANPGGAVLRATENIHTLIDVWSSNVVVSGLVIDGNGLANYGIHGNYEGHYAINGSNTIINNKRFGVLLTNTNSVFSNNYVANNGEIGIGLLDSPTSTLSGNQVVGSGYTGIYLYNSPGSSLSGNVVNGNGGHGIFLRLSPYSWIENNVANGNGWTGINLESSGSSAVVTNTANSNHIAGLWLTSTDSTPIIGNTLQYNPYGAVFTGSNGNSFTFNTVTNNAYGVTTPYSNIISNNLIMDNGGWGLNMDTYGNNLNNPTITDNQIYRNGIGIKLVGNNNILGSFLFLNNSVLTNNYALEFTGNGNLLDGTQLFGNTNGMHLIGDNNVLTNLTVVYNTFNGVLIDGNGNRLNESFFLNNTNGLILNGNNNMVNGSGVLNGTNGMQITGTGNIVANNSVSSQNNTAMYINGDNIVTGNSLTDNNGTGLLIRSDNDVVNFLNMLGNTIIRNGQGINIVGNNNHINNILILFNILLDNGYSLTISGNNNQMNSTILTLNKNGLQVIGNNNSFSNITSRFNNQTGIILNGNNNTLNNSLIQNNTNGLIVNGNENRVNSTLIFNSTNGTTINGNNNNLTGNNVHNNTENGLIINGTNNTFVQNNITGNPNAILVENGTNNTLNFNRIAGNTHNLHNNGYGTVDARYNWWGQNNPICITGMNINTNNHVIANLNVPSGTINPGQIYDITVTLKSSTGDELALEIPSFLVQFFINNGGDVYPETAAMNNNSAWTQFVVFNPRSYTLTAVVDQQTLTSTLSTPVNSQPVTPHKIPRKPADPTPNNNLCGAIAVGNLLNSLGAKADANLISQIGGLTDKGISMYGLSQAASYYGINLTGLHLDAGQLKTNDIVLLNINGNNHYALILGKLGDNYIIQDPFLGTVIMTPEQFNKYYTGNALTLNPDGRGTPLSTDEMKNLFGGTGVGQAAGNAFQLAESFFIGFPIKPLAILAAVAAAGIFVGGFIYYYFIDEHVTPKGTGIDGIINDIIGLPSYIASLMPKEVPEKNPDYNVDNFKKYQDDGGIKEVIKGLIPTDPDDDRGIVERLIEGAKNAPWYFKIPAYIVVGSLAFIYAFPAIYAAGGIFLNNIMNRVNTTFSSSGSYTMNNTSFNFKFNNTTNATWNSRLMMINVPGIMNAAGNFAGWVSGKVNEAKAATSGLVDSFKAAAKDAYSKVVQPALDRFNSERAEFQKKGLVNYAQSKYIQVKSYVKEKAYQVKNVYDKHFKPLAQKYIAPAAHKLLDPIVQSKTFKAIRNLPGIKQVADGASWFARGLGIW; from the coding sequence ATGAATTTTAGGTTTTTTATTGTATCATTGTTGTTTTTATTTATAGCATCTTCTTTTTGTAGTGGTGTGGTTTTTGCTGATGTTCATTATGCTAATCCTGGTAATTATAAGTCTGTTTTGGGTGTTGCGGGTTATAGTGACACTATTATCTTTAATAATGGTGTTTATGGTTTGGATGAGCCTATTGAGGTTTTAGAGTCGTGGAAGTTGTTTGCTGCTAATCCTGGTGGTGCGGTTTTAAGGGCTACTGAAAATATCCATACTTTGATTGATGTGTGGAGTTCTAATGTTGTTGTTTCTGGGCTTGTTATTGATGGTAATGGTTTAGCTAATTATGGTATTCATGGTAATTATGAGGGTCATTATGCAATTAATGGAAGTAATACTATTATTAATAATAAACGGTTTGGTGTTCTTTTAACTAATACTAATTCTGTGTTTTCTAATAACTACGTGGCAAATAATGGTGAAATAGGAATAGGTTTATTGGATAGTCCTACATCTACTTTAAGTGGTAATCAGGTGGTTGGTTCTGGTTATACGGGTATTTATCTTTATAATTCTCCGGGTTCTAGTTTAAGTGGTAATGTGGTGAATGGTAATGGTGGTCATGGTATCTTTTTACGATTAAGCCCTTATAGTTGGATTGAAAATAATGTTGCTAATGGTAATGGGTGGACTGGGATTAATTTAGAAAGTAGTGGTAGTAGTGCTGTTGTCACTAATACTGCTAATAGTAATCATATTGCAGGTTTATGGCTTACAAGTACTGATTCCACACCTATTATAGGTAACACTCTCCAATATAATCCGTATGGTGCGGTTTTCACGGGTAGTAATGGTAATTCTTTCACTTTTAATACTGTAACTAATAATGCGTACGGTGTAACTACTCCTTACTCTAATATTATCTCTAATAATCTTATAATGGATAATGGTGGTTGGGGTTTGAATATGGATACTTATGGAAATAATTTAAACAATCCCACCATTACAGATAACCAGATTTACAGAAACGGCATTGGAATAAAACTGGTGGGAAATAATAATATTTTAGGATCATTTTTATTCTTAAATAACAGTGTTCTAACCAACAACTACGCACTGGAATTCACGGGTAATGGTAATCTCTTAGATGGAACACAATTATTCGGTAACACCAACGGAATGCATTTAATAGGAGATAATAATGTTTTAACCAATCTCACTGTGGTTTATAACACATTTAACGGTGTTTTGATTGATGGTAATGGAAACCGTTTAAATGAAAGTTTCTTTTTAAACAATACCAATGGTTTAATCTTAAACGGGAACAATAACATGGTTAATGGTTCAGGTGTTCTTAATGGAACCAATGGAATGCAAATCACCGGAACGGGTAACATTGTGGCTAATAATAGTGTTAGCAGCCAAAACAACACAGCAATGTACATAAACGGAGACAACATTGTTACAGGAAACAGTTTGACAGATAATAATGGTACAGGACTCTTAATAAGGTCAGATAATGATGTTGTTAACTTCTTGAATATGCTGGGAAACACAATAATCCGTAATGGCCAGGGAATAAACATAGTTGGAAACAATAACCATATAAACAACATTCTAATCCTCTTTAACATTCTCCTGGATAACGGATACAGTTTAACAATTAGTGGAAATAATAATCAGATGAACAGCACCATTTTAACATTGAATAAGAATGGTTTACAGGTTATTGGAAACAATAACAGTTTTTCTAATATTACCAGTCGTTTTAACAACCAAACTGGAATCATACTTAACGGAAACAACAACACACTCAACAACAGCCTAATACAAAACAACACAAATGGCCTAATAGTGAATGGAAACGAGAACAGAGTTAACAGCACACTAATCTTTAACAGTACCAACGGAACTACTATAAACGGAAACAATAACAACCTAACAGGTAATAATGTTCATAATAACACAGAGAATGGTTTAATAATAAACGGCACAAACAATACATTCGTTCAAAATAATATCACAGGAAACCCAAATGCTATATTAGTGGAAAACGGCACCAATAACACATTAAACTTTAATCGTATCGCTGGTAACACTCATAACCTTCACAACAATGGCTATGGAACTGTTGATGCTCGGTATAATTGGTGGGGACAAAACAACCCTATATGTATCACAGGAATGAATATAAACACCAATAATCATGTAATAGCTAATTTAAATGTGCCATCAGGCACTATTAATCCAGGGCAAATATATGATATTACTGTAACCCTCAAAAGCAGCACAGGTGATGAATTAGCATTGGAGATTCCTTCATTCCTGGTGCAATTCTTTATTAACAATGGTGGTGATGTCTACCCAGAAACAGCAGCTATGAATAATAACAGTGCCTGGACCCAGTTCGTGGTTTTTAACCCTAGAAGCTACACACTAACTGCTGTAGTTGACCAGCAAACACTAACAAGTACATTAAGCACTCCTGTGAACAGTCAACCAGTAACACCACATAAAATACCTCGAAAACCCGCTGATCCGACTCCAAATAATAATCTTTGCGGTGCAATAGCAGTTGGTAACCTTTTAAACAGTTTAGGTGCAAAGGCAGATGCTAATCTTATATCACAGATTGGAGGATTAACAGATAAAGGCATCAGCATGTATGGTCTGTCACAAGCAGCATCATATTATGGAATAAACCTAACAGGATTACATTTAGATGCAGGTCAACTAAAAACTAACGACATCGTGCTCCTAAACATAAACGGAAACAATCATTATGCTCTAATACTCGGAAAACTCGGAGACAACTACATAATACAGGATCCGTTCCTCGGAACAGTAATCATGACCCCGGAACAGTTCAACAAGTATTATACAGGAAATGCGTTGACTTTAAATCCAGATGGAAGAGGAACACCTTTAAGTACGGATGAAATGAAGAATTTGTTTGGCGGTACAGGTGTTGGACAAGCTGCGGGAAATGCATTCCAATTAGCTGAATCTTTTTTCATTGGATTTCCAATTAAACCATTAGCAATATTGGCTGCTGTAGCTGCTGCGGGAATATTTGTAGGTGGATTTATCTATTACTATTTCATAGATGAACATGTAACACCTAAAGGAACAGGAATAGATGGAATAATAAACGACATAATAGGTTTACCTTCTTACATCGCAAGTTTAATGCCAAAAGAAGTTCCAGAAAAAAATCCAGATTATAATGTTGATAATTTTAAAAAATATCAGGACGATGGTGGGATTAAAGAAGTTATTAAAGGGTTGATTCCTACGGATCCTGATGATGATAGAGGTATTGTGGAACGGTTGATTGAGGGTGCGAAAAATGCTCCTTGGTATTTTAAAATTCCGGCTTATATTGTTGTAGGATCATTAGCTTTTATTTATGCATTTCCTGCAATATATGCTGCTGGGGGGATATTTTTAAATAATATTATGAATAGGGTTAATACAACATTCTCATCATCAGGTTCTTATACAATGAACAATACTTCTTTCAATTTCAAATTTAATAACACAACTAATGCTACGTGGAATTCTCGTTTAATGATGATAAACGTGCCGGGAATTATGAATGCTGCAGGTAATTTTGCAGGTTGGGTTAGTGGTAAGGTTAATGAGGCTAAGGCTGCAACAAGTGGTTTAGTTGATAGTTTTAAAGCTGCTGCCAAAGATGCGTATAGCAAAGTTGTTCAACCTGCCTTAGACAGGTTTAACAGTGAAAGAGCTGAGTTTCAAAAGAAGGGTTTGGTTAATTATGCTCAGTCTAAATATATTCAGGTTAAAAGTTATGTTAAAGAGAAGGCGTATCAGGTTAAAAATGTGTATGATAAGCATTTTAAGCCTTTGGCACAAAAATATATCGCACCAGCAGCACATAAATTATTAGATCCTATTGTGCAAAGTAAGACATTTAAAGCAATAAGAAACCTTCCAGGAATAAAACAGGTAGCTGACGGTGCAAGCTGGTTTGCAAGAGGGTTAGGGATTTGGTGA
- a CDS encoding adenosine-specific kinase, with the protein MEFETKIVKLEAPEDCNLILGQSHFIKTVEDLHEAIINTVPGAEFGLAFSEASGHCLVRKSGNDEFLTEIAGEKMFEIGCGHAFLIFIKNAFPINIIQRIINVPEVVNLYCATANPVQIIIAETEQGRGILGVIDGFKPERIESADDAEYRRKMLRDFGYKF; encoded by the coding sequence ATGGAATTTGAAACAAAAATTGTTAAATTAGAAGCTCCTGAGGATTGTAATCTCATATTGGGGCAAAGCCATTTCATAAAAACAGTTGAAGATTTACATGAGGCTATAATAAATACTGTGCCTGGCGCTGAATTTGGACTTGCATTTAGTGAAGCTTCTGGGCATTGTCTTGTGAGAAAATCAGGCAATGATGAATTTCTTACTGAAATCGCCGGTGAAAAAATGTTTGAAATTGGATGTGGGCATGCTTTTTTAATATTCATTAAGAATGCATTTCCAATTAACATTATTCAGCGTATAATAAACGTTCCAGAGGTTGTGAATTTATATTGTGCCACTGCAAATCCAGTTCAAATTATAATTGCTGAAACCGAACAGGGAAGAGGAATACTGGGTGTAATTGATGGATTTAAACCCGAAAGAATAGAAAGCGCAGATGATGCAGAATACAGAAGGAAAATGTTAAGGGATTTTGGATATAAATTTTAA
- a CDS encoding AMP-binding protein — translation MSSLLNKFLSKVEFESYDDFKDNFKINIPQNFNFAYDIVDEYAEKIPDKIALVWCDDNDNDRIFTFKDMKYYSDKAANFFKKCGIKKGDTVMLTLKARYEFWFCLLGLHKIGAIAIPATHMLRTEDIVYRIESAKIKMVVCIGEEGVPEYFDGADKELKDIEIIKAIVGNEGRDGWFNFTKEIEEASVEFERIVGDENTSNNDISLVYFSSGTTGLPKMIQHDFTYPLAHIVTAKYWQNVVDDGLHYTVADTGWAKSVWGQIYGQWISGSAVFVYDYDRFDAGNMLEKASKYGVTTYCAPPTIYRFLIKEDLSKYDFSTLEYAVTAGEPLNPEVYNKFYEFTGLKLMEGFGQTESVVSVANFPWMEPRPGSMGKPAPIYDIEIVDKKNKASDIGEEGEITIKTDNNELGLFGGYYLDPEKTKEVWYDGCYHTGDTAWMDEDGYIWFVGRTDDMIKSSGYRIGPFEVESAVISHPSVLECAITGFPDPVRGQVVKATIVITNDYKPSEELKKEIQNHVKKVTAPYKYPRIIEFVDELPKTISGKIRRVEIRSKDQE, via the coding sequence ATGTCTTCACTATTAAACAAATTTTTATCAAAGGTTGAATTTGAATCATACGATGATTTTAAAGATAATTTCAAAATAAACATTCCACAAAATTTCAATTTTGCTTATGATATTGTTGATGAGTACGCAGAAAAAATTCCAGATAAAATAGCATTAGTATGGTGTGATGATAACGATAATGACCGTATTTTCACATTTAAAGACATGAAATATTACAGTGATAAAGCAGCTAATTTCTTTAAAAAATGTGGGATAAAAAAAGGCGATACAGTAATGCTCACACTTAAAGCACGTTATGAGTTCTGGTTTTGCCTTCTTGGACTTCATAAAATTGGTGCAATTGCAATTCCTGCAACTCACATGCTTAGAACTGAGGATATTGTCTACAGAATAGAGAGCGCCAAAATTAAAATGGTTGTTTGTATTGGCGAAGAAGGAGTTCCAGAATATTTTGATGGAGCTGACAAAGAATTAAAAGATATAGAAATTATAAAAGCCATTGTTGGAAATGAAGGCAGAGACGGATGGTTTAATTTCACCAAAGAAATAGAAGAAGCTTCAGTTGAATTTGAAAGAATTGTAGGAGATGAAAATACATCGAATAATGATATATCTCTGGTATATTTCTCATCAGGAACTACTGGCCTTCCTAAAATGATTCAACATGATTTTACTTATCCATTAGCACATATAGTAACTGCAAAGTACTGGCAAAACGTGGTTGATGATGGTCTTCATTACACTGTGGCTGATACTGGCTGGGCTAAATCAGTTTGGGGCCAAATATATGGGCAGTGGATATCTGGTAGTGCAGTCTTTGTATATGACTATGACCGGTTTGATGCAGGAAATATGCTTGAGAAAGCATCTAAATATGGCGTTACAACTTACTGTGCCCCTCCAACTATTTACAGATTCTTAATAAAAGAAGATCTGTCAAAATATGACTTTTCAACCCTTGAATATGCAGTAACAGCAGGGGAACCATTAAATCCGGAAGTTTATAATAAATTCTATGAATTTACTGGTTTAAAGTTGATGGAAGGGTTTGGACAAACCGAAAGCGTCGTATCTGTTGCTAATTTCCCGTGGATGGAACCACGACCCGGTTCAATGGGTAAACCTGCACCAATCTATGACATTGAAATTGTAGATAAAAAAAACAAAGCTTCAGATATTGGTGAAGAAGGCGAAATTACCATTAAAACAGATAATAATGAATTAGGATTATTTGGAGGTTATTATCTTGATCCTGAAAAAACAAAAGAAGTTTGGTATGATGGATGTTATCATACTGGAGATACTGCCTGGATGGATGAAGATGGTTATATATGGTTTGTTGGAAGAACAGACGACATGATTAAAAGCTCAGGTTACAGAATAGGTCCCTTTGAAGTAGAAAGTGCCGTAATATCACATCCATCAGTGTTAGAATGCGCTATAACTGGATTTCCAGACCCTGTAAGAGGCCAGGTAGTAAAAGCAACAATTGTGATTACAAATGATTACAAACCTTCAGAAGAATTAAAAAAAGAAATTCAAAATCATGTTAAAAAGGTAACAGCACCTTATAAATATCCCCGTATCATTGAATTTGTAGATGAACTTCCAAAAACAATAAGCGGGAAAATAAGGAGAGTTGAAATACGAAGCAAAGACCAGGAATAA
- a CDS encoding 3-methyl-2-oxobutanoate dehydrogenase subunit VorB, with translation MATQLIRGNTAVIIGAMYAGCDCYFGYPITPASEILHEASKYFPMVGRKFVQAESEEAAINMVYGGAAAGHRVMTASSGPGISLKQEGISFLAGAELPCVIVDIMRAGPGLGNIGPEQGDYNQLVKGGGHGNYKNIVLAPNSVQEMCDFTMKAFELADKWRNPVVIIADAVLGQMIEPLHFPEEVVEPEIDTSWAVCGNKETKENLVTSIFLDFDQLEEFNFKVQEKYDKINETEVDYEEYLIKDAEIVLVSYGISSRTARSAVDAARSEGIKVGLFRPKTLFPFPQKELKRISDTKNPKFISVEMSNGQMLEDIKMAIECKNVELVNRMGGNIIELNDLMDKIRKVAGVEENL, from the coding sequence ATGGCAACACAACTTATAAGGGGAAATACAGCAGTGATAATAGGAGCCATGTACGCAGGCTGTGACTGTTATTTTGGATACCCAATAACCCCTGCAAGTGAAATCCTCCATGAAGCATCGAAATATTTCCCAATGGTCGGAAGAAAATTTGTTCAAGCAGAATCAGAGGAAGCTGCCATAAACATGGTCTACGGTGGAGCTGCAGCAGGCCATAGAGTTATGACTGCATCTTCAGGCCCAGGTATAAGTTTAAAACAAGAAGGAATATCATTTTTAGCTGGTGCAGAGCTACCATGTGTTATTGTAGATATTATGAGAGCCGGACCCGGACTTGGAAACATCGGCCCAGAACAGGGTGATTATAATCAGCTTGTAAAAGGTGGAGGGCATGGTAACTATAAAAATATAGTTTTAGCTCCAAATTCTGTTCAGGAAATGTGCGATTTCACCATGAAAGCATTTGAACTTGCAGATAAATGGCGAAATCCTGTTGTGATAATTGCAGATGCTGTTTTAGGGCAAATGATAGAGCCATTGCACTTCCCTGAAGAAGTGGTTGAACCTGAAATTGATACTTCATGGGCAGTCTGTGGAAATAAAGAAACAAAAGAAAACCTTGTTACATCCATATTTCTTGATTTTGACCAGTTAGAAGAATTTAATTTCAAAGTTCAAGAGAAATATGATAAAATTAATGAAACTGAAGTTGACTATGAAGAATACCTGATAAAAGATGCTGAAATAGTCCTTGTATCCTATGGAATAAGCAGCAGAACCGCAAGGTCTGCTGTAGACGCTGCAAGGTCAGAAGGAATTAAAGTAGGATTATTTAGACCTAAAACATTATTTCCTTTCCCTCAAAAAGAATTAAAAAGGATTTCAGATACTAAAAACCCTAAATTTATATCTGTAGAGATGAGTAATGGTCAGATGCTTGAAGATATAAAGATGGCCATTGAATGTAAGAATGTGGAGCTTGTTAATCGAATGGGTGGAAACATCATCGAACTTAATGATTTAATGGATAAAATTAGAAAAGTTGCAGGAGTTGAGGAAAATCTCTGA
- a CDS encoding ferredoxin family protein — protein MSKSEKKEPYPVINTLECKACERCIIACKQGILKMSDDTNERGYHYAVYEGEGCTGCGDCYYTCPEPLAVEIHIPKKLKKEKED, from the coding sequence ATGTCTAAATCAGAAAAAAAAGAACCTTACCCTGTAATCAACACTTTAGAATGCAAAGCATGCGAAAGATGCATTATTGCATGTAAACAAGGCATTTTAAAGATGAGTGATGATACAAATGAACGAGGGTACCATTATGCAGTTTATGAAGGTGAAGGATGCACAGGATGTGGTGATTGCTATTACACCTGTCCAGAACCATTAGCTGTTGAAATTCATATTCCAAAAAAACTTAAAAAGGAAAAGGAGGATTAA
- a CDS encoding helix-turn-helix transcriptional regulator, translated as MKEKIKEIGSRIFELRDLSKISAEEMAEYLNIDVGTYKQYEEGVVDIPASILYEISHKFDVDMGLLLTGEETRMHIFTVTRKGKGIEVERQKQYKYENLAEKFIHKKAEPFIVTVEPKNNDKEPNKNSHPGQEFDYVLEGNLKIYIHNNEIILKEGDSIFFDSSYEHAMEALNNKPAKFIAIVM; from the coding sequence ATGAAAGAGAAAATAAAAGAAATCGGTTCACGTATCTTTGAATTAAGAGATTTATCCAAAATAAGTGCTGAAGAGATGGCAGAATATCTAAATATCGATGTTGGAACCTACAAACAATATGAAGAGGGAGTTGTAGATATTCCTGCAAGTATTCTATATGAAATTTCCCATAAATTTGATGTGGATATGGGTCTCTTGCTTACAGGTGAAGAAACAAGGATGCACATCTTCACAGTTACAAGGAAAGGTAAAGGAATTGAAGTAGAAAGACAAAAACAGTACAAATACGAGAACCTTGCTGAAAAATTTATACATAAAAAAGCAGAGCCGTTTATAGTTACAGTTGAACCAAAAAATAATGATAAGGAACCTAACAAAAATTCACATCCTGGACAAGAATTTGATTATGTGCTTGAAGGGAATTTAAAGATTTACATTCACAATAATGAGATTATTCTAAAAGAAGGAGATTCCATATTCTTTGATTCGTCCTATGAACATGCCATGGAAGCATTAAACAATAAACCAGCAAAATTCATTGCAATAGTCATGTGA
- a CDS encoding 2-oxoacid:acceptor oxidoreductase family protein, producing the protein MENIQNEKIISKPKSILNEFPRKGGSSPTATHYCPGCGHGILHKLIGEAIDELGIQDRAIMTSPVGCAVFAYYYFDCGNVQVAHGRAPAVGTGLSRAEDNAIVMLYQGDGDLASIGLNETIQAANRGEKMAVFFINNTVYGMTGGQMAPTTLIGEVTVTCLEGRDPRFAGYPLHMCELIDNLDAPVYIERVSLSDAPHIRKAKRAVKKALEVQRDGKGYAFIEVLSPCPTNLRQDALGAEKFINEEMEKEFPVKNFRNRIKDVEPLCRGESDFSKDSLDKIFEVEIDSTSDAVDDADFTEKSVKIAGFGGQGVLSMGLTLAEAGMKARRHVSYYPSYGPEQRGGASNCVVVISGEVIGSPAVHEVDVLVALNKPSLAEFKDEVKEGGLILYDSAIGEFEAPKNVKAISVPAFKIAKAHGVKRAGNTVLLGVLMALENTELPENVFKMAVQHTFSKKPKLIDINLEIFDAGAKWARENII; encoded by the coding sequence ATGGAAAATATTCAAAATGAGAAAATCATCAGTAAGCCCAAATCAATACTCAATGAATTTCCAAGAAAAGGTGGAAGCTCTCCTACAGCAACACATTACTGTCCTGGCTGCGGTCATGGAATATTGCACAAACTCATAGGAGAAGCAATAGATGAGCTGGGAATACAAGACAGAGCCATTATGACCAGCCCAGTAGGATGTGCAGTATTTGCCTATTATTATTTTGACTGTGGTAATGTTCAGGTAGCTCATGGAAGGGCCCCAGCTGTTGGAACAGGATTATCCCGTGCAGAAGATAATGCTATTGTTATGTTATACCAGGGAGATGGAGATTTAGCTTCAATAGGACTTAACGAGACGATTCAAGCTGCAAACCGTGGCGAGAAAATGGCAGTTTTCTTTATAAATAACACTGTTTATGGGATGACTGGAGGCCAGATGGCGCCAACAACTCTTATTGGAGAAGTTACAGTAACTTGTCTTGAAGGAAGAGACCCCCGATTTGCAGGATACCCTTTACACATGTGTGAACTCATTGATAACCTCGATGCTCCTGTATATATTGAAAGAGTATCACTTTCAGATGCCCCACATATAAGAAAAGCAAAAAGAGCTGTAAAAAAGGCTCTTGAAGTACAAAGAGATGGTAAAGGATATGCATTTATTGAAGTGTTATCTCCCTGCCCTACAAATCTCAGACAAGATGCATTAGGGGCTGAAAAATTCATTAATGAAGAGATGGAAAAAGAATTCCCTGTAAAAAACTTCAGAAACAGGATTAAAGATGTTGAACCTCTTTGTAGAGGTGAAAGTGATTTTTCAAAGGATTCACTGGACAAAATTTTTGAAGTGGAGATTGATAGCACCAGCGATGCTGTAGATGATGCAGATTTTACCGAAAAAAGTGTGAAAATCGCAGGATTCGGCGGTCAGGGTGTTTTAAGCATGGGTTTAACCCTTGCAGAAGCAGGAATGAAAGCAAGACGGCATGTATCCTATTACCCTTCCTATGGGCCAGAGCAGAGAGGTGGAGCATCTAACTGTGTAGTGGTGATTTCTGGTGAAGTAATAGGTTCTCCTGCGGTTCATGAGGTTGATGTTCTTGTAGCGCTGAATAAACCCTCCCTTGCAGAATTCAAGGATGAAGTGAAGGAAGGAGGGTTGATTTTATATGATTCGGCAATAGGAGAATTTGAAGCTCCTAAAAATGTTAAAGCTATTTCAGTTCCGGCGTTTAAGATTGCTAAAGCCCATGGTGTTAAAAGAGCTGGCAATACTGTCCTTCTTGGAGTTTTAATGGCTCTTGAAAATACTGAACTTCCTGAAAATGTGTTTAAAATGGCTGTGCAGCATACATTCTCTAAAAAACCTAAATTAATTGATATTAACCTTGAAATTTTTGATGCTGGAGCTAAATGGGCAAGGGAAAATATTATTTAA
- a CDS encoding tetratricopeptide repeat protein has product MGLLNIFKNKNKECNKIAKLGRYEEALQCYNKILDKYPKNAVSWYNKGLTLNKLGEHEEALQCYNKALEINPKNGNAWHNKGLTLNKLGEHEEALQCYNKALEINPEDAESLYNKGRALNKLERYGKAVKYYESALKIDQEYFEAWHSKGNALLKLEEYKKALECYNKALELNTKSEYSWNNKCVALRNLGRYDEALDCINKALELNPESEYSWHEKGNLFQKLGKYEEALKYYNKSLEIDNDEETWLEKGRTLKELKKYSESLECYDKALEIDPDFEEAKGAKEELLTLMDEN; this is encoded by the coding sequence ATGGGATTATTAAACATTTTCAAAAACAAAAATAAAGAATGTAACAAAATTGCAAAACTTGGAAGATATGAAGAAGCACTCCAATGTTACAATAAAATACTGGATAAATATCCAAAAAATGCAGTTTCATGGTATAATAAAGGTTTAACGCTTAATAAACTTGGAGAACATGAGGAAGCACTCCAATGCTACAACAAAGCATTAGAAATTAACCCTAAAAATGGAAACGCATGGCATAATAAAGGTTTAACGCTTAATAAACTTGGAGAACATGAGGAAGCACTCCAATGCTATAACAAAGCATTAGAAATTAACCCAGAAGATGCAGAATCATTGTATAATAAAGGTCGGGCACTTAATAAACTCGAAAGATATGGAAAAGCGGTTAAATACTATGAAAGTGCTTTAAAAATTGATCAGGAGTATTTTGAAGCATGGCACAGTAAGGGGAATGCTTTACTTAAACTTGAAGAATACAAAAAAGCATTAGAATGTTATAATAAAGCTTTAGAGTTAAATACAAAGTCAGAATACTCATGGAATAATAAATGTGTCGCACTTCGTAATCTTGGAAGGTATGATGAAGCTTTAGATTGTATTAATAAAGCATTGGAACTAAACCCTGAATCAGAATATTCTTGGCATGAAAAAGGTAATCTATTCCAAAAACTTGGAAAATATGAAGAAGCATTGAAATATTACAATAAATCTCTAGAAATAGATAATGACGAAGAAACATGGCTTGAAAAAGGAAGAACCCTCAAAGAACTAAAAAAATACTCGGAATCACTTGAATGTTACGATAAAGCATTAGAAATTGATCCTGATTTTGAAGAGGCTAAGGGAGCTAAAGAAGAACTTTTAACCTTGATGGATGAGAATTAA